Within the Flavobacterium sp. CG_23.5 genome, the region CGTATTTGTTAATTGGATTTTGGTATAAAAACCAAGAATTTAATGATGCAGCAAAGAAAGCATTCATCATGAACAGAATTGGTGATTTAGGTTTGTTGATTGGGATTTTTATTTTGGGAATGTTATTCTCGACTTTAGATTTTGCTACATTAAAAACAGCGATTGCCGGTACAACTTCTTTAAATAATTATTGGATTGGATTAGCTGCTTTTGCTTTATTTATAGGAGCTTGTGGAAAATCAGCACAAATACCTTTGTACACTTGGTTACCGGATGCAATGGCGGGTCCAACACCTGTTTCAGCATTGATTCACGCTGCGACAATGGTTACTGCGGGTATATTCATGATTACGAGATTAAACTTTTTATACAGCCTTGATTTGCCAAGTATGCATTTGGTGAATACTATTATCGCCATTGTCGGGGCAGTTACTGCTTTGGTAGCCGCTACAATTGGATTGGTTCAAAATGACATTAAAAAAGTATTGGCTTATTCTACTGTTTCACAATTGGGATTAATGTTCTTAGCTTTAGGTTTAGGAGCTTACGAAGTTGCCGTTTTCCATGTAATCACACACGCTTTCTTTAAAGCTTGTTTGTTCTTGGGTTCGGGATCTGTAATTCACGCTTTGGACGGAGAACAAGACATGCGAAAAATGGGCGGTTTGAAAAAAGCAATGCCAATTACTTTTATCACGATGTTAATCGCTTCATTAGCAATTTCTGGAGTTCCATTATTTTCTGGATTTTTCTCGAAAGATGAAATTTTGTTAGTGGCTTTTGAACATTCAATTCCGCTTTGGGCTATTGGTTCTATAGCTTCTATAATGACTGCTTTCTATATGTTTAGATTAATGTTTTTAACTTTCTTCAATGACTTTAGAGGAACAGACGAACAAAAACATCATTTGCATGAAAGCCCATCATTAATCACTTTTCCTTTAATAGTTTTAGCTATTTTGGCAACTATTGGTGGTTTGATTAGTTTACCGGGGAACAGTTGGTTGAATGACTATTTAACTCCAATTTTACCAAGTTTAGCGAATGCAGAACATCATTTAGGTACTACTGAATATATCTTGATGGCTATTGCTGTTGTTGGCGGATTAGTGGGAATTGGTCTGGCTTATGCCAAATACATCAAGCAAAATACAGTTCCGAGTGAAGATGCTGCAATTACAGGCCTTTCTAAAGTACTTTACAACAAATATTATGTAGATGAATTCTACAATTACTTATTCGTAAAATCAGTTAATGAATTGTCCAAATTTTTCAGGGATGATGTTGAAACTGCATTGTCAGCTTTGGTTTTTGGATTTGGAAAAGTAACCAACGAAATAAGTTTTCAAGGGAAAAAAATACAAAATGGAAGTATTGGTCTTTACTTTTTAGCTTTCGTTTTAGGACTTTGTGCCATTGTTTCTTATTTATTTTTAGCTCAATAATCATATACTATGAATGTATCTCTAATATTAATTATACTTTTTGTTGGTGCCTTTGCCACTTTTCTTTCAGGCGATAAACTAGCTTCAAAAGTAGCGTTGTTCTTTGGCTTGGCTGCTGCAGGCTGTTCGATTGTTTTGTTGAATCATTATAATTTAGGTGAAAACATTAGTTTCGTTTGCCAATGGATTTCAAAGCCAAATATTTCGTTTGCGTTAAAAGCTGACGGGCTTTCTATGGCAATGCTTTTATTGACTACGGTATTGACTCCTATCATCATTTTCTCTTCTTTTGGAAATGACTATAAAAATTCTAAATCATTTTATGCGTTAATCCTCTTCATGTCATTTGCTATGGCGGGAACCTTTTTAGCATCGGATGGTCTTTTATATTATATTTTCTGGGAATTATCTCTTATACCTATTTACTTCATTGCGTTAATTTGGGGAAATGGAGATGCGGAAGAACGTAAAAAAGCAGTTGTTAAATTCTTTATTTATACGCTTGCAGGTTCTTTGTTCATGCTTGTGGCTTTTGTTTATTTGTATCAAAAAGCAGGAAGCTTTTTAATTGAAGATTTATATAAAGTAAATTTATCTGCAACTGAACAATTATGGATATTTTTGGCTTTCTTCTTGGCGTATGCCATCAAAATTCCATTAATTCCTTTCCATACTTGGCAGGCAAATGTGTATCAAAAAGCACCTACTGTTGGAACCATGCTTTTATCAGGTATCATGTTAAAAATGGGATTGTACAGCGTTATTCGTTGGCAATTACCGCTTGCTCCACTTGCAGCGAAAGAATATATGTTTATTTTTATTGCCATTGGAATTGCGGGAGTAATCTACGGTTCAATCGTGGCATTGAGACAAAAGGATTTAAAGAAATTATTAGCCTATTCTTCTCTTGCTCACGTAGGATTAATTGCTGCAGGAACGTATACATTAACATTAGACGGATTTCGTGGAGCTGTTTTACAAATGATTGCGCACGGTTTTGTAGTGGTTGGTTTGTTTTTTGTTGCTGAAATTATTTTCAGAAGATATGAAACTAGAGTAATTGCTGAAATGGGAGGGATTCGTTCTCAGACACCAAAGTTCACTTCGATGTTTTTAATCTTGGTTTTGGCGTCGGTTGCGTTGCCTTCTACTTTTAACTTTGTTGGAGAATTTACCGTTTTATACAGCCTTTCTCAAATCAATATATGGTTTGCCATTTTAGGGGGTACCACAATAATCTTGGGAGCTTATTATATGTTGAAAATGTTTCAACATGCGATGTTAGGTGAAACTAATTCGAAAATATTCGCAGATGTAACCATCAACGAAGGAATAACTTTGGTAATTGTCATTTCTGTTTTATTCTTTTTTGGGATGTATCCAAAACCAATTACAGATTTGATAACACCAAGTCTTCAAGAAATTTTAACTCAAATTAATAGAATTAACTAGTCAAATAAAACAATGAATACATTAATAGCTATAATAGGATTAGGTGTTTTATGCCTTTTATTTGAAATATTTAATTTAAGAAAAGCCATTGTGCCTATAACAATCATTGGGTTGTTGGGGGTTCTTGGTCTAACCATATCTGAATTTAATTCAACAGAAAGTTACTATAACAATATGATTGTTGTGAGTAAATTTTCAAGTACGTTTTCCTGTTTGTTTATTGTACTTACTATATTCTTGGTTGCTTTAGGTCATAATTTTTACGAAAATCATCAATCTAAAATTTCTGATTTCATCGCCATAAAAATTTTCCTATTGTCAGGAGCTGTTGCAATGGTTTCCTTCGGAAACTTAGCGATGTTCTTTTTAGGAATAGAAGTATTGTCGATTTCACTGTACATTCTTGCAGCAAGCGATCGAATGAACTTAAAAAGTAACGAGGCGGGAATGAAGTATTTCCTTATGGGATCTTTTGCTTCAGGAATTATTTTGTTTGGTATTTGTATGATTTATGGTGCCATGGGAAGTTTTGATGTTTCCGAAATTAGCGCATTATCACAATCCGCTGAATTGCCGGTTTGGTTTCCTATCGGGGTTGTTTTGGTAACCATTGGAATGTTATTTAAAATTGCTGCAGTTCCTTTTCATTTCTGGGCACCGGACGTTTACGAAGGTTCTCCTGCATTGACAACAGCATTGATGAGTACTCTTGCAAAAGTAGTGGCAATGGCGACATTATACAAACTGCTATCAGTTATGAATGCTGATGTTTCAGAAGCATTTAAAATAATTGTAGTTGTGATATCTATGGCTTCAATGACGGTTGGTAATATTATGGCATTGCGACAAACTAACGTGAAACGTATGCTTGCTTTTTCAGGTATTTCTCATGCTGGATTTATGTTGATGACTTTGTTAAGTCTTTCCACATCTGCAGGAAGTTTATTGTATTATGCTTCGGCATATTCCTTATCTGGAATTGCTGCCTTTTGTGTGATTTTATACGTTTGCAAAAATAGAAATAACGAAGATATTACTAACTTCCATGGACTGGGAAAAACTAATCCATTGTTAGCAGCTATTCTTACTGCAGCTTTACTTTCAATGGCTGGTATTCCAATTTTCGCTGGATTCTTCGCTAAATTGGTTTTGTTCAATCAAACGATTCAGGCAGGTTATTTAGCACTAGTAATTGTTGCGGTTATCAACTCAATTATAAGCGTTGGATACTATTTTAAATTGATTTTGGCGATGTATTCTAAAGAACCAAATGAAGAAAGAAAAGGAACACCATTTTTAATTTACGCGGTTGCAATTCTAGCGATTGTTTTGAATATCGCATTAGGTTTGTTTCCGTCCTTAGTATTGGATTTATTAGCATAATATCTTTTCAGTAATTTATAGAAGAACCAGCAAGAGCAATCTTGATGGTTTTTTAATTTACAGATGTTCGTTTTTATTATTTAGAAGAAAATTGTCTTTACATTTGGAGTTAATTTTAAAACTGATTCAATGAGTACACCAAAAAGAGCAGGCGACGCGCCAATAAAAATGACATTAGAAGGAGGGAAAACATACGGCTGGTGCACTTGTGGGCATGCAGAAAACCAACCGATGTGCAATGGAGCTCACAAAACTGAAGGAGGATCTCCATTGAGATTTTCAGAAGAAGAAACCAAAGAGGTTTATTTATGTGCCTGCAAGCAAACAAAAAACCCGCCATATTGCGACGGTTCTCACAATAATTAATTATTGGATATTGTTCCTTACTCCATTCAAAATTTTAATAATCAGGTTGGAGTAAGGAATTTTTTCTATCTAAATTGAAAGTTGCTATTCGTTATTTTCTTTTTCTATTGCTTTCTTCTTAGCTCTTCGTCTTTTCAACCATTCATAACTCATAATAGTTTGGGCATAAAAGAAAAAATCTGCACAGAGTTTACCAACTATAACTCCCAAAATTGGACTTCCAATCCATATAGGAGCCGAATACATAAAAAATGGACGAATAAACAAAGCATCAGTGATAGCCGAAGGACCAAATTCAATCAATAGACCCGTTATTTCCTGTTGTAAAATTTTGAGAGTTAAGATTAGATTTTTTGTTTTACTTTCTTTCAATCTAAAATATAAAACGGTAGCGTAAAAAGCCAGGTATTCAGACCAGGTTATCATAAAAGCTTCTACAACCTTGTTGATGTGTAAGAATCCGGTGAGAAAAGCCATGAAAATAATCGTAGAACTAGCAGCTAATTCGGGATATTTATAGCGATGAAACCATTCTGTGAATTTCTTCTTTATCATTGGTAATTTATTAGTCCTAATTTTTTGGAAAGATAGTAAGAAACAGAAGATTTGATCATTTATCAATGGAATTCATGAAATTAATGTGAGTCGTGCTTTCTTTTTTTAATTGGTATATTTTTTTTGTTAAAAGGAAAGCAAAAAAAAACCAGCTCCAAAAAGTGGAACTGGCTTAAACTATTAGGTTTGCTTAATTGTTATTTGGCCGCAGCGATTTTTTCAAATACTTTATTGTCATACGTCATTATAAAAGCGTATTTATCATTTGGAAAGTTTTTAATATCAAAAAACTTAGCCACATTCTGTTCTTGTAACACAGTAGTAGCATAGACCTCCGTTCCGTCTTCAGTATAAATTTTAATGCTCACTGGAGACTTATCTAAATTTAATACACTTATTGATACTAAACCGTTTTTGTTCAAAAATACTGGCTTGTACACTTCGGAAATTGCTTTAGAGGTTAAAGTAGCCGTTTTACCAACAACTGAAATTTCATATCTCGCAATTTTCATTTCTGATTCAGCGTCTAGGAAATAAGTTCCTTCGGGTAAGGCATTTAGATCATATGTTCTATTGATTGTGCCGTTTGAAGTTACCTTTTCAGTATGAATTAATTTTTCATTTGCATCATAAATAGATAAATCGATTTTATTTATGTCATTTAAAACAAAAGTTACAGTCTTTCCTTGTTCTTTTTTTACATTAAGTGAAAAATCTATTTCACCTGCACTTACATTCATTGCAGCTAATACTCCTGCTAGTATTAAACTTACTTTTAAAATCTTTTTCATAATTGTAGTTTTTAGATTTATAATAATATTTATCTGTGGTAAATTTACGCTAACACACTGTTGTTGGACGGCACAGGATTTTCCAATTTGTGTTCTATATTACCTTTTACGAAATCGATAGAGGTTAAAAAAGATAATTAAGTGTCTAAATAGGTTAATTTTGTGCTAATTATAAAGCATGTTGTTATGAAAACGATACTTCCTACGTTTGAAATTATAAAACCTTCTTTCGGAAGTTCTTTCTCTTTTTCTAAATATGTAGAGAATGCTAATAGTAAATCTCATTTATGGCACTACCATCCTGAGATAGAGTTGGTATATGTAAACGACGGGTCTGGAAAACGTCAAGTAGGAAGTCATATTTCTTATTACACGGAGGGTGATTTGATATTAATAGGAAGTAATCTGCCGCACTGCGGGTTTACCAATGAACAAACTGGAAATAAAAACGAAACGGTTATCCAGATGAGACCTGATTTCCTAGGAGATGGGTTTTTTGATATTGCTGAAATGAAAAATATTAATAATCTTTTTAGTCAAGCCAAAGCAGGAATTGCCTTTGAAGGCGAAACAAAAAAGAGAATAGGCAGTAAAATAGAAATCATGGACAAACAGTCTCCATTCGAAAGGTTGCTGACTATGTTAGATATTCTTAATGAATTAGAACTATCCGAGGAATTCAAAGTGTTAAATGCTGTAGGGTTTTCTTTGGAAATGCAAATGCAGGATAATGACCGCATCAACATGGTTTTTAATTATGTAAAAGATAATTTTCAAGAACAAATAACTCTAGATGAAGTAGCCGTTTTGGTAAGTATGACGGTGCCTTCTTTTTGCAGGTATTTCAAAAAGATAACTCATAAAACATTCACAAAGTTCGTAAATGAGTATCGTTTAGTGCATGCTTCAAAACTATTGGCAGAAAAACCCGTGAGTATAACTGAAATTTGCTTTGAAAGCGGTTTCAACAACTTTAGCTATTTCAATAAATCATTCAAAGAATTTACTGGAAAAAGCGCTTCACTATATCGTAAGGAATTCCGTTCTGTTCTTAAATGATGTTTCAATGGATTCCCAATAAAAACCTAAATCCAAAACAGCTAAAAACCGAATTGATTATTTTTGCATCACAGAATCAACTGAGAATTTCAAAATAAATACTAAAAATGGATAATAAATTAAAAGTACAAATCTGGTCGGATATTATGTGTCCGTTTTGTTATATAGGAAAAAGAAGAATTGAAGAAGCACTGAACCTTTTTGAACATAAGGAGGCTGTCGAAATTGAATGGAAAAGTTATCAACTGGATGCCAGCTTTATCGCCTCTACGGACGATAATATGGTCGAACATTTAGCAGCGAAATACAGAAAAGATAATGACTGGGCTCAAAATATGCTTGATAATATGACCCAAAACGCAAAAACTGCTGGATTGGATTTTCATTTTGAAAAATCCGTTCTTGCCAATTCTTTGAACGCACACCGATTGTTGCATTTGGCGAAAAAGCACAGTCTGGCTAATGATCTAGAAGAATTACTTTTCAAAGCTTATCTGACAGAAGGGAAAAATGTTAATGATATCAATACTTTAACGGAACTGGGGATACAAGTAGGATTAGATTCAGAAGCTATTGCGCAGGTATTAAATTCTGATAAGTATGCTGAAGAAGTAAAAGAAGACCAAGAAGAAGCAAATGCCATCGGCGTTCAAGGTGTTCCGTTTTTTGTTTTCGATAATAAATATGCAATTTCCGGAGCGCAACCGGCAACTTCCTTTTTAGAAACTTTAGAAAAAGTATGGCAAGAAGGAAAATTTGATTCGAAAGTGACTTTGCTGGATACTACATCCGGGAATAGTTGCGACATTAATGGTTGTGACTAAAATGAAATAAAAGTTGTTATTGGCATACAAAAATCCCGTTAATACGAATACCAACGGGATTTTTTCTAACCAACCATTTATAACAAACTAATTTCTTCTATCTATTCGTGTATCTAAACTTCCTACTACTTTAACCTCTTCTTTTTGGTCTTTAGCACCGTTGTTTTTATAATAGTATTGATCCTTGTCGTTTGAGTTGTGATCGCTATCATAATCACTATTGTGATTGTTTGAATTGTGGTTATGATCATCATCACAATCGTTATTGTAGTTGTTGTTTGGGCCGTTTTCATAACCTCTTCCACCTTTTACATTTCCAATCATATCAATAATTTGACCACGACGGTTGTAGATAATTTGCAATCCACCAACTTGTTCCAAGGCGTAACGGTTGTAAGTCATGTATACAGAACCAACTCGCTTAATCCTATCATCCGAATCATAGTTGATAAACACATTTCCAATTCGTCTTACTTTACCCATATTATCGTGCTCTACTTTCACACCATAATTTCGGTCTCGAAAAGAGGAAGGCGCACCATAGGTCTTGTTTACATTACTTGTTCTACTTTGTTTGTAGTACATGTTGCCGGTTGAAGGGCGCGTATTAAAATCAAATTGTCCGTCAGGAAACACGAAGAATTCGACTCCTCTTTCAGTAAACACAATTGGCTCAGCATTTCTAACATCAACAGGAGATCTTCTCTCGTGAGAAAAATTATTTTTCTCTGTTGCATTCGCTACACCACCTCCAAATAAAAGGATACTAGCTACTAAAAAGGTAATTTTTTTCATGATAAATGTATTTTGTGTTTTTTGCCTACTCTTTAGCTTTTCGGCTTACGCTTTTTTACTTATTTGATTAGGTATATTCAAGTAGTATGCCAAAGTTTTATAGTGTGGTTTTAGGTTTTTGGATTACGGAATGATTTTTTGTTTTCAAAGTGCTAAAAACCAATATTTTATTTCATTAAAAAAAGAAAAAAAATATTTTTTTGAGCAGCTAATAGTAAGATTTTTTTAAAACGATTGCTGTTTTGTTTTATGGTTTTTCTTTTGGTTTTGACCAAGAAAAAGTTCCAAGAGAAGAGAAATCACTTATTCTTTAAAAAGCTTTTTGTGTAATGTTATTTCAGGATCAGTCCCCTCCACATAAACTAAAATAGTAGGCTTTTCTATAAAAGGCAATTACATATAAAGAAGTATTAAACTTGTTAAATATTTGTTAATTTTTACATTAATCTTTTAAATCGTTTTTTTTTTTTCATATTTGTCTGACAAATAAGGCGCTATTATATTAAATTATAGTGTTTTAAAAATATTCAGTAGCTACGAATTGCGGAGGTTTGTTTGTTTCTCCAAAGAAAATAAAAATAAAATAGTGAGAGGAAAGCACGAAAAACTGCCTACGAGGACGCAAACTAACCGCTCAAGTCCTTAATGGAGCATCTATTTAACTATACATTATGAAAAAATTAATTTTTACATTAGCATTTGCTATGATCGGATCATTTGCTTTTGCAAATAATGGCACAATCAATGAAAAACTAGTTAGTAGTTTACAAAATGAAAAAAGTTTAGATTCTAAAACTTCTACAAAAATTGATTACATAACATTTACAGAAATGGTAAACAGGGGCAAATTAAAAATTGTTTCTCTAGTAAGACTTGATAAATCTTTTTTGTTTATTGACGATTGCGGAAATGAGTGGATAGTAAGTTATGACAGTACTTATTATACCCCATACACAGCGTTCCGTGCTGCGTCAGAGTTAATTTTTGAAATCTCAGGTTGTTAAGAAAAGAAGATGAAATATGGCTGTTTTTCAGCCATATTTTTTAAAAAATAAAAAAATGAAGATAAAATCACTTTTGCTAGTAATTATTTATCTGGGTATAGGAAACTTAATGTTCGCTCAAAATTTCCCAAAAGATACTTTACGCTATGAAATTACCTATGATTATTCATATCAAGTTAACAAGGAGGATACTCTCAGCAAACAAAAGGAGCAAATGGTATTGAAAGTTGCTAAAAATTTTTCTTTTTACGTTAGTTTGAATAGCATGAAATTAATGGATTTGGAGAAAAATTGGAAAGAGTCCGATGGTCTTCCTGATAGAAAATCGTTACCTAAAACAAAACTGTATTATACTATTGTAAAAGAGTATGTTAAGGACCAAATTATTTTTTGTGATAAAATAGGACAAATTACTTACAGATACAATCAAAATTTAGATAAGTTTGACTGGAAACTTACAGAAGAGCAAAAAGAAATATTGGGTTATAACTGTAAAAAAGCAACTACTGAGTTTGCCGGCAGAACCTATGTGGCATGGTATACCACAGAAATTAGTATAGCCGATGGGCCATACAAATTTCATGGTTTACCGGGTTTAATTTTGTCAATTTATGATACCAATAAACATTTTCAGTTTACTGTTTCGAGTATAAAAAATAGTTCCAGTTTTTGTAATATAGGGGAACAATTACCAAAACCTACTCAAATAACTTACGAGGAGTATAAACAACTAAGAAAGAGATATAAAGAAAAACCATCGACCTTGATTAATTCGGGTGGAATGACTTTTCCAAAGGAAATGCTTGATTTAGCCGATCAACGAGCGAAAGAAAAAATGAAGTTTGAGAACAATCCGATGGAACTGATTGATTAATGAGAAATATCATTTGGCTGCTTTTATTTCTTGGCAAAAGTATTTATGCTCAATCTATTGTCAAAGGACAAGTTGCAGATGTGCGAGGTAAAGTAATTGCTAACGCCAGTGTCTCGATTCAAAAAAAATCATCAACTTCAATTATTGCTTATTCCATAACGAATGGTAATGGGTTCTACACTATTTCGTTCAACAGTCCCGAAGCTGAACTGGATTTACAGATACGCTGTATGGGTTACGAAACTGCTTTGAATACCATTACAAATACATCGCAAACCAAGAATTTTGTTCTTGCTGAAAAGTCATTTATTCTTAAGGAAGTTACCGTAAAAGCGGCGCCCATAACTCAAAAAGGCGACACGCTGCAATACTCCGTAAATGCATTTTCGAAAGTGCAG harbors:
- the nuoL gene encoding NADH-quinone oxidoreductase subunit L, with the protein product MDTNLALVLLFAPFLGFLLNVFFGKTLGKSLSGIIGTLSVAVSFVVTLYFFFQINQTKQAISIDLFDWIQISNFKVSFGFLLDQLSILWLLFVTGIGSLIHLYSISYMHDDKKVHSFFAYLNLFVFFMITLVIGSNLLVMFIGWEGVGLCSYLLIGFWYKNQEFNDAAKKAFIMNRIGDLGLLIGIFILGMLFSTLDFATLKTAIAGTTSLNNYWIGLAAFALFIGACGKSAQIPLYTWLPDAMAGPTPVSALIHAATMVTAGIFMITRLNFLYSLDLPSMHLVNTIIAIVGAVTALVAATIGLVQNDIKKVLAYSTVSQLGLMFLALGLGAYEVAVFHVITHAFFKACLFLGSGSVIHALDGEQDMRKMGGLKKAMPITFITMLIASLAISGVPLFSGFFSKDEILLVAFEHSIPLWAIGSIASIMTAFYMFRLMFLTFFNDFRGTDEQKHHLHESPSLITFPLIVLAILATIGGLISLPGNSWLNDYLTPILPSLANAEHHLGTTEYILMAIAVVGGLVGIGLAYAKYIKQNTVPSEDAAITGLSKVLYNKYYVDEFYNYLFVKSVNELSKFFRDDVETALSALVFGFGKVTNEISFQGKKIQNGSIGLYFLAFVLGLCAIVSYLFLAQ
- a CDS encoding NuoM family protein, whose amino-acid sequence is MNVSLILIILFVGAFATFLSGDKLASKVALFFGLAAAGCSIVLLNHYNLGENISFVCQWISKPNISFALKADGLSMAMLLLTTVLTPIIIFSSFGNDYKNSKSFYALILFMSFAMAGTFLASDGLLYYIFWELSLIPIYFIALIWGNGDAEERKKAVVKFFIYTLAGSLFMLVAFVYLYQKAGSFLIEDLYKVNLSATEQLWIFLAFFLAYAIKIPLIPFHTWQANVYQKAPTVGTMLLSGIMLKMGLYSVIRWQLPLAPLAAKEYMFIFIAIGIAGVIYGSIVALRQKDLKKLLAYSSLAHVGLIAAGTYTLTLDGFRGAVLQMIAHGFVVVGLFFVAEIIFRRYETRVIAEMGGIRSQTPKFTSMFLILVLASVALPSTFNFVGEFTVLYSLSQINIWFAILGGTTIILGAYYMLKMFQHAMLGETNSKIFADVTINEGITLVIVISVLFFFGMYPKPITDLITPSLQEILTQINRIN
- a CDS encoding NADH-quinone oxidoreductase subunit N: MNTLIAIIGLGVLCLLFEIFNLRKAIVPITIIGLLGVLGLTISEFNSTESYYNNMIVVSKFSSTFSCLFIVLTIFLVALGHNFYENHQSKISDFIAIKIFLLSGAVAMVSFGNLAMFFLGIEVLSISLYILAASDRMNLKSNEAGMKYFLMGSFASGIILFGICMIYGAMGSFDVSEISALSQSAELPVWFPIGVVLVTIGMLFKIAAVPFHFWAPDVYEGSPALTTALMSTLAKVVAMATLYKLLSVMNADVSEAFKIIVVVISMASMTVGNIMALRQTNVKRMLAFSGISHAGFMLMTLLSLSTSAGSLLYYASAYSLSGIAAFCVILYVCKNRNNEDITNFHGLGKTNPLLAAILTAALLSMAGIPIFAGFFAKLVLFNQTIQAGYLALVIVAVINSIISVGYYFKLILAMYSKEPNEERKGTPFLIYAVAILAIVLNIALGLFPSLVLDLLA
- a CDS encoding CDGSH iron-sulfur domain-containing protein, coding for MSTPKRAGDAPIKMTLEGGKTYGWCTCGHAENQPMCNGAHKTEGGSPLRFSEEETKEVYLCACKQTKNPPYCDGSHNN
- a CDS encoding AraC family transcriptional regulator, giving the protein MKTILPTFEIIKPSFGSSFSFSKYVENANSKSHLWHYHPEIELVYVNDGSGKRQVGSHISYYTEGDLILIGSNLPHCGFTNEQTGNKNETVIQMRPDFLGDGFFDIAEMKNINNLFSQAKAGIAFEGETKKRIGSKIEIMDKQSPFERLLTMLDILNELELSEEFKVLNAVGFSLEMQMQDNDRINMVFNYVKDNFQEQITLDEVAVLVSMTVPSFCRYFKKITHKTFTKFVNEYRLVHASKLLAEKPVSITEICFESGFNNFSYFNKSFKEFTGKSASLYRKEFRSVLK
- a CDS encoding DsbA family protein, with product MDNKLKVQIWSDIMCPFCYIGKRRIEEALNLFEHKEAVEIEWKSYQLDASFIASTDDNMVEHLAAKYRKDNDWAQNMLDNMTQNAKTAGLDFHFEKSVLANSLNAHRLLHLAKKHSLANDLEELLFKAYLTEGKNVNDINTLTELGIQVGLDSEAIAQVLNSDKYAEEVKEDQEEANAIGVQGVPFFVFDNKYAISGAQPATSFLETLEKVWQEGKFDSKVTLLDTTSGNSCDINGCD
- a CDS encoding GLPGLI family protein: MKIKSLLLVIIYLGIGNLMFAQNFPKDTLRYEITYDYSYQVNKEDTLSKQKEQMVLKVAKNFSFYVSLNSMKLMDLEKNWKESDGLPDRKSLPKTKLYYTIVKEYVKDQIIFCDKIGQITYRYNQNLDKFDWKLTEEQKEILGYNCKKATTEFAGRTYVAWYTTEISIADGPYKFHGLPGLILSIYDTNKHFQFTVSSIKNSSSFCNIGEQLPKPTQITYEEYKQLRKRYKEKPSTLINSGGMTFPKEMLDLADQRAKEKMKFENNPMELID